In Nocardioides faecalis, the following proteins share a genomic window:
- a CDS encoding DUF3099 domain-containing protein produces the protein MSSPRSARTSRPVHGDVVRITTAGTSRADEMSKRQRNYAIAMSIRTVCFIGAAVTGAAGLSWVWPWLIAGAIFLPYVAVVLANAGDSRASSLPLPGGGDPQRQLESTPREL, from the coding sequence ATGTCCTCCCCGCGGTCCGCCCGCACGAGCCGCCCGGTCCACGGTGACGTCGTCCGGATCACGACCGCGGGCACCAGCCGCGCCGATGAGATGTCCAAGCGGCAGCGCAACTACGCGATCGCGATGTCGATCCGCACCGTCTGCTTCATCGGTGCCGCCGTGACCGGCGCTGCCGGGCTGAGCTGGGTGTGGCCGTGGCTGATCGCCGGGGCGATCTTCCTGCCGTACGTCGCGGTGGTGCTCGCCAACGCCGGGGACAGCCGCGCCAGCTCGCTGCCCCTGCCCGGCGGCGGCGACCCGCAG
- a CDS encoding dodecin, which produces MSNRTYRVTEIVGTSPEGIDQAIRNGVSRASQTLRHLDWFEVQQVRGQIKDGQVEHFQVSIKVGFRLEDDE; this is translated from the coding sequence ATGTCCAACCGCACCTATCGCGTCACCGAGATCGTCGGCACCTCCCCGGAGGGCATCGACCAGGCGATCCGCAACGGGGTCTCCCGTGCCAGCCAGACCCTGCGCCACCTCGACTGGTTCGAGGTCCAGCAGGTCCGCGGCCAGATCAAGGACGGTCAGGTCGAGCACTTCCAGGTCTCGATCAAGGTCGGCTTCCGCCTCGAGGACGACGAGTAG
- the fabG gene encoding 3-oxoacyl-ACP reductase FabG, which produces MNPPRSVLITGGNRGIGRAIAEAFLAEGDHVAVTTRSGGVPTGALELKADVTDPVALDAAFAAAEEAHGPVEVLVANAGITADTLLLRMSDDDWSSVIDTNLTGSFRLARRAAKSMMRQRRGRIIFISSVVGMLGSPGQVNYAASKAGLVGMARSLARELGPRSITANVVAPGYVETDMTAVLTDEQKAGIKSQVPLGRYADPAEVAGAVVWLASPASAYVTGAIIPVDGGLGMGH; this is translated from the coding sequence GTGAACCCACCACGTTCGGTCCTCATCACCGGAGGCAACCGCGGCATCGGCCGCGCCATCGCCGAGGCGTTCCTCGCCGAGGGCGACCACGTCGCCGTCACCACCCGCAGCGGAGGCGTCCCGACGGGCGCGCTGGAGCTCAAGGCGGACGTCACCGACCCCGTCGCGCTCGACGCCGCCTTCGCCGCCGCGGAGGAGGCGCACGGACCGGTGGAGGTCCTGGTCGCCAACGCCGGGATCACCGCCGACACCCTGCTGCTGCGGATGTCCGACGACGACTGGTCCTCGGTCATCGACACCAACCTGACCGGCTCGTTCCGGCTCGCCCGGCGTGCGGCGAAGTCGATGATGCGTCAGCGCCGCGGCCGGATCATCTTCATCTCCAGCGTGGTCGGCATGCTCGGCTCACCCGGCCAGGTCAACTACGCCGCGTCCAAGGCCGGTCTGGTCGGCATGGCGCGGTCGCTGGCCCGCGAGCTCGGACCGCGCTCGATCACCGCCAACGTCGTGGCGCCCGGCTACGTCGAGACCGACATGACCGCGGTGCTCACCGACGAGCAGAAGGCAGGCATCAAGAGCCAGGTGCCGCTCGGCCGCTACGCCGACCCGGCGGAGGTCGCCGGCGCGGTGGTGTGGCTGGCGAGCCCGGCATCGGCATACGTGACCGGGGCGATCATCCCGGTCGACGGCGGACTCGGAATGGGGCACTGA
- the fabI gene encoding enoyl-ACP reductase FabI: MGILDGKNILVAGVTLDTSIGFAVAKFAQEQGATVLISNFGQALRITRRIAKRLPTLPPVLELDVTDAEHLAALPDAIRAELGEDAVLHGVVHSIAYGNPETLLGGKFLTGPWADVAQAVQVSAYSLKDLAVACRPLMSDGGSVVGLTFDATIAWPVYDWMGVAKAALESTSRYLARDLGPDGIRVNLVSAGPLRTLAAKAIPGFEELESMWSTKAPLGWDNTDQEPTARAVCALLSDLFPATTGEIVHVDGGFHAMGA; this comes from the coding sequence ATGGGAATTCTCGACGGCAAGAACATCCTGGTCGCGGGCGTCACGCTCGACACCTCGATCGGCTTCGCGGTGGCGAAGTTCGCCCAGGAGCAGGGCGCCACCGTGCTCATCTCCAACTTCGGCCAGGCGCTGCGGATCACCCGGCGCATCGCCAAGCGGCTGCCCACGCTGCCGCCCGTCCTCGAGCTCGACGTCACCGACGCCGAGCACCTCGCCGCCCTGCCCGACGCGATCCGCGCCGAGCTCGGTGAGGACGCCGTGTTGCACGGCGTGGTGCACTCCATCGCCTACGGCAACCCCGAGACGCTGCTCGGCGGCAAGTTCCTCACCGGTCCGTGGGCGGACGTGGCGCAGGCGGTGCAGGTCTCGGCGTACTCCCTCAAGGACCTCGCGGTGGCCTGCCGGCCGCTGATGAGCGACGGCGGCTCGGTGGTCGGCCTCACCTTCGACGCCACCATCGCCTGGCCCGTCTACGACTGGATGGGCGTGGCCAAGGCCGCGTTGGAGTCCACCTCCCGCTACCTGGCGCGCGACCTCGGGCCCGACGGGATCCGGGTCAACCTGGTCTCCGCCGGCCCGCTGCGCACGCTGGCGGCCAAGGCCATCCCCGGGTTCGAGGAGCTCGAGTCGATGTGGAGCACCAAGGCCCCGCTCGGCTGGGACAACACCGACCAGGAGCCGACCGCGCGTGCGGTGTGCGCCCTGCTCTCGGACCTGTTCCCGGCGACCACCGGCGAGATCGTGCACGTCGACGGCGGCTTCCACGCGATGGGCGCCTGA